In a genomic window of Streptomyces katrae:
- the purM gene encoding phosphoribosylformylglycinamidine cyclo-ligase: MTEKTTGASYAAAGVDIEAGDRAVELMKEWVKKTQRPEVLGGLGGFAGLFDASALKRYERPLLASATDGVGTKVDIARQMGVYDTIGHDLVAMVMDDIVVCGAEPLFMTDYICVGKVHPERVAAIVKGIAEGCVLAGCALVGGETAEHPGLLGPDDFDVAGAGTGVVEYDRLLGADRIRTGDAVIAMASSGLHSNGYSLVRHVLFDRAGMSLDQHVEEFGRTLGEELLEPTKIYSLDCLALTRTAEVHAYSHITGGGLAANLARVIPDHLHATVDRSTWTPGAVFDLVGKAGNVERLELEKTLNMGVGMMAVVPQESVDVALTALADRGVEAWVAGEILDRGDHTEGATLTGDYAV; this comes from the coding sequence ATGACTGAGAAGACCACCGGGGCCAGCTACGCAGCCGCCGGCGTCGACATCGAAGCGGGCGACCGCGCCGTCGAGCTGATGAAGGAGTGGGTGAAGAAGACGCAGCGCCCCGAGGTCCTGGGCGGCCTCGGCGGCTTCGCCGGCCTCTTCGACGCCTCCGCCCTCAAGCGCTACGAGCGCCCCCTGCTGGCCTCGGCCACGGACGGCGTCGGCACCAAGGTGGACATCGCCCGCCAGATGGGCGTGTACGACACCATCGGCCACGACCTGGTCGCCATGGTCATGGACGACATCGTCGTCTGCGGCGCCGAGCCGCTCTTCATGACGGACTACATCTGCGTCGGCAAGGTCCACCCCGAGCGCGTCGCGGCCATCGTCAAGGGCATCGCCGAGGGCTGCGTCCTCGCCGGCTGCGCCCTGGTCGGCGGCGAGACCGCCGAGCACCCCGGCCTGCTCGGCCCGGACGACTTCGACGTCGCGGGCGCCGGCACCGGCGTGGTCGAGTACGACCGCCTCCTCGGCGCCGATCGCATCCGTACGGGGGACGCCGTCATCGCGATGGCTTCGTCCGGCCTTCACTCGAACGGGTACTCGCTCGTCCGGCACGTCCTCTTCGACCGCGCCGGGATGTCCCTCGACCAGCACGTCGAGGAGTTCGGCCGGACCCTCGGCGAGGAGCTGCTGGAGCCGACCAAGATCTACTCGCTGGACTGCCTGGCCCTCACCCGTACGGCCGAGGTCCACGCGTACTCGCACATCACCGGCGGCGGCCTCGCCGCGAACCTGGCCCGGGTCATCCCCGACCACCTGCACGCCACGGTCGACCGCTCGACCTGGACCCCGGGTGCGGTCTTCGACCTGGTCGGCAAGGCCGGGAACGTGGAGCGGCTGGAGCTGGAGAAGACCCTGAACATGGGCGTCGGCATGATGGCCGTGGTCCCGCAGGAGTCGGTGGACGTGGCCCTGACCGCCCTGGCCGACCGGGGCGTCGAGGCCTGGGTCGCCGGCGAGATCCTCGACCGGGGCGACCACACCGAGGGTGCGACCCTGACCGGCGACTACGCGGTCTGA
- a CDS encoding DUF3073 domain-containing protein: MGRGRAKAKQTKVARQLKYNSGGTDLTRLANELGASPTEPLISAPVEVDDDLDDDDPYAKYADLYNDDDEDEDDESGPTAHRRGA, encoded by the coding sequence ATGGGGCGCGGCCGGGCCAAGGCCAAGCAGACAAAGGTCGCCCGCCAGCTGAAGTACAACAGCGGCGGGACCGACCTGACGCGTCTGGCCAATGAGCTGGGCGCATCGCCGACAGAGCCGCTGATCAGCGCGCCGGTCGAAGTCGATGACGATCTGGACGACGACGACCCGTACGCCAAGTACGCGGATCTCTACAACGATGACGACGAGGACGAGGACGACGAGTCCGGTCCGACGGCGCACCGTCGTGGGGCCTGA
- a CDS encoding Leu/Phe/Val dehydrogenase, whose amino-acid sequence MTEMTDGVLHTLFRSEQGGHEQVVLCQDRATGLKAVIAIHSTALGPALGGTRFHAYASDEEAVRDALNLSRGMSYKNALAGLDLGGGKAVIIGDPAVLKSEELLLAYGRFVESLGGRYVTACDVGTYVADMDVVARETRWATGRSPENGGAGDSSVLTAFGVFQGMRASAQHLWGDPTLRGRKVGVAGVGKVGRHLVEHLLEDGAEVVITDVREESVREILDKHPGGRVSAVADTEALIRTEGMDIYAPCALGGALNDASVPVLTASVVCGAANNQLAHPGVEKDLADRGILYAPDYVVNAGGVIQVADELHGFDFDRCKAKASKIFDTTLAIFARAKKDGIPPAAAADRIAEQRMADALAARAAARKA is encoded by the coding sequence GTGACCGAAATGACCGACGGCGTCCTGCACACCCTGTTCCGCAGTGAGCAGGGCGGCCACGAGCAAGTCGTGCTGTGCCAGGACCGGGCCACCGGACTCAAGGCCGTCATCGCCATCCACTCCACCGCCCTGGGCCCCGCCCTCGGCGGCACGCGCTTCCACGCGTACGCCTCGGACGAGGAGGCCGTCCGGGACGCGCTGAACCTCTCGCGCGGCATGTCGTACAAGAACGCCCTCGCCGGTCTCGACCTCGGCGGCGGCAAGGCCGTGATCATCGGCGACCCGGCCGTCCTGAAGAGCGAGGAACTGCTGCTGGCCTACGGCCGCTTCGTGGAGTCCCTCGGCGGCCGCTACGTCACCGCCTGCGACGTCGGCACGTACGTCGCCGACATGGACGTCGTCGCCCGCGAGACCCGCTGGGCCACCGGCCGCTCCCCCGAGAACGGCGGCGCCGGCGACTCCTCGGTGCTCACCGCGTTCGGCGTCTTCCAGGGCATGCGCGCCAGCGCCCAGCACCTGTGGGGCGACCCGACCCTGCGCGGCCGCAAGGTCGGCGTCGCGGGCGTCGGCAAGGTCGGCCGCCACCTGGTGGAGCACCTCCTGGAGGACGGGGCCGAGGTCGTGATCACGGACGTCCGCGAGGAGTCCGTGCGCGAGATCCTCGACAAGCACCCCGGCGGCAGGGTCTCGGCCGTCGCCGACACCGAGGCGCTGATCCGCACCGAGGGCATGGACATCTACGCCCCCTGCGCGCTCGGCGGCGCCCTGAACGACGCCTCCGTCCCGGTGCTCACGGCCTCGGTCGTGTGCGGCGCGGCCAACAACCAGCTGGCCCACCCGGGCGTGGAGAAGGACCTCGCGGACCGCGGGATCCTCTACGCCCCGGACTACGTGGTCAACGCGGGCGGCGTGATCCAGGTCGCCGACGAGCTGCACGGCTTCGACTTCGACCGGTGCAAGGCCAAGGCCTCGAAGATCTTCGACACCACGCTGGCGATATTCGCACGTGCGAAGAAAGACGGCATCCCGCCGGCCGCCGCGGCCGACCGGATCGCCGAGCAGCGGATGGCCGACGCCCTCGCCGCGCGCGCGGCGGCCCGCAAGGCATAG